The following are encoded together in the Anaerostipes caccae L1-92 genome:
- a CDS encoding DpnD/PcfM family protein, producing MSDYMEDNFYYLEKVRMKGEYHVILYKAWMGLWEAREAFLDGLQEGMINRQLVLGVEKDGEKIPFFQCDDGKFYIPEIKSRDMLGKPADTLLEELSGRFGIEECGEKQVVYISDTKEQDYDIRITETLSKIVTVRAQSMESSLSEAHDNYSDAKSGYVLDYSDLRGVTLSMVGIHREKPRNMGGR from the coding sequence ATGTCTGACTATATGGAGGACAATTTTTATTATCTTGAAAAGGTCAGGATGAAAGGGGAATACCATGTAATACTGTATAAAGCCTGGATGGGGCTGTGGGAGGCACGGGAGGCGTTTCTGGACGGTCTGCAGGAAGGTATGATAAACAGGCAGCTAGTCTTGGGAGTAGAAAAGGATGGAGAGAAAATCCCATTTTTCCAGTGTGATGATGGTAAATTCTATATACCAGAAATAAAATCCAGAGATATGCTAGGGAAGCCTGCAGATACATTACTGGAAGAATTGAGTGGGCGTTTTGGGATAGAAGAATGTGGGGAGAAGCAAGTTGTTTATATAAGCGATACCAAAGAACAGGATTATGATATCCGCATAACCGAAACATTAAGTAAAATAGTGACGGTCAGGGCACAGAGCATGGAATCATCCTTATCAGAGGCACATGACAATTATTCGGACGCAAAAAGTGGTTATGTATTGGATTACAGCGACCTGCGGGGTGTAACCTTGTCAATGGTGGGTATCCATCGGGAAAAGCCGCGGAATATGGGTGGGAGATGA
- a CDS encoding TnpV protein, giving the protein MLETGSQQAEGLETLGRYAKLAQEYLLEKEESRYSLLLRTGKLPELLKQIEAEAWELHDQIVEDYVRIKAVERNINPADTMEMTRLRNEAAMIAQETVMQEVICKPR; this is encoded by the coding sequence ATGCTGGAGACAGGGAGCCAACAGGCGGAAGGGCTGGAGACGCTGGGCAGATACGCGAAGCTGGCACAGGAATACCTGCTGGAGAAGGAGGAAAGCCGGTACAGCCTGTTGCTGCGGACGGGCAAACTGCCGGAGCTGCTGAAACAGATAGAGGCGGAAGCGTGGGAGCTGCACGACCAGATCGTGGAGGACTACGTGAGGATAAAAGCGGTGGAGAGGAACATCAATCCGGCGGATACGATGGAGATGACCAGACTTCGAAACGAAGCAGCGATGATAGCTCAGGAAACCGTGATGCAGGAAGTAATCTGCAAGCCGAGGTAA